GGCGAGCCGGATCTCCTCGACCGACGGGTACGACGGCGCCAGCCGGATGTGGCTGTCGCGCGGGTCCCGCCCACCGGGGAAGGCCGCACCGGCCGGCGTCAGGGCGATGCCGGCCTCCTTGGCGAGCCGCACCACCTCGGCGGCGCAGCCGTCCGGCACCTCCAGGCTGACGAAGTAACCGCCGTCGGGCCTGGTCCACTCGGCGATGCCGAGCGGCCCGAGCTCACGCTCCAGGACCTCGTACACGGCGGCGAAGCGCGGCTCCAGCAGCGCCCGGTGCCGCTCCATGTGGGCGAGCACCCCGTCGGCGTCGCCGAAGAAGCGGGCGTGCCGCAGCTGGTTGACCTTGTCCGGGCCGATGGTCTGGTTGCCGGTCAGCTTCAGGTACCAGGCGGTGTTCGCCGGCGAGGAGCCGATGAAGGCCACGCCCGAGCCGGCCAGCGTGATCTTCGAGGTGGAGCCGAACACGAACGCCCGGTCGGCGTGGCCGGCCTCGGCGCAGGCGGCCAGCACCGGCGCGAGCTCGGCCCGCTCCTCGGTGAGGTGGTGCACGGCGTACGCGTTGTCCCAGAACAGCCGGAAGTCCGGCGCCGCGGTCGGCATGGCGGCGAGGCGCCGCACCGTCTCGTCGCTGTAGGTCTCGCCGGTGGGGTTGCTGTACTTGGGCACGCACCACATGCCCTTGATCCGGGGGTCGGCGGCGACCAGTTCCTCGACCACGTCCATGTCGGGGCCCTGGCCGGTCAGCGGCACCGGCACCATGGTGATCCCGAACCGGTCGCAGATCGAGAAGTGGCGGTCGTAGCCGGGCACCGGGCAGAGGAAGCGGATCTCCTCCTCGTCGATCCAGCGCTGCTTCGCACCCGGGAGCGCGGAGAGCATGGCGTGCGCCACCACGTCGTACATGACGTTGAGGCTGGCGTTCCCGGCCGCGAGGAGCTGGTCGGCGGGGACCTGCAGCAGGCCGGCGAAGATCTCCCGCAGCTCGGGCAGGCCCTGCAGGCCGCCGTAGTTGCGGCAGTCGGTGCCGTCCGCCGAGCGGACGTCGCCGGGGCGCAGGACGGTGAGCAGCTCGTCCGAGAGATCGAGCTGCTCGGCCGAGGGCTTGCCCCGGGTGAGATCAAGCGCGAGCCCGCGGGCCCGGAACTCCTCGTACTCCGCCCGCACGGCGGCGAGTCCTGCTGCGGCCTGCGGGCCGCCTGCCTGGGGTGTGGAAGCCTGCGACACGACGTTCCTTCCGGTTGGTGCGGTGTGCACCTGAGCGCTACTTCACCAGCCAATCTACCAACCGCCGGCAGCACCGCGAACACGTACGGAGCAGCTCGGGCGGGTCTGCCCGCGCGAGGCCGCCGAGGCGGGAAACCGTGCGGCCCGGGGGCATCCGGGCCGAAATCCCTGCGGCGCCCCGGCGGCAATCCTCCGTGGGACGTCGGGCGCTCCGGGGCGTGCGGGCGTCCCGGTCCGTCGTCCACGACCGGGAGCCGGCCCGGGCGCCCGCGGGCCGCCGCCCGCGCTCGGCCGCCGCGTCCACGCGCTCGGGGTGGAGGGCGTCGTCCGCCCCGGCGAGGCCGACCGTGCTGCCGCCGCTGCCGGGGCCGGTCAGGAGCGGTCGGGCCGGCCGCCCCGCGGGGGCGGGCCCGGTACGCCCGCGCCGGACGGCGGACGACCGGCCCGGCCACGGGGTGTGCCTCCCCGCGCCCCGACCGGTCACGCCCTCAGTCGATCTGACGTGTCGTCATCCCTGTTCGCTCAGGTCGCGGTTGAGCAGGACGACGTTGACACCCGGCTGACCGAGGAAGCCGAGCGAGCGGCCCTCGGTGCATCTGGCGACCAGCCCCTCCAGGACGGCCTCGGGCAGGTCGCGGGCCCTGGCGACCCGGGCGACCTGCTCCTTGGCGTACGCGACGGAGATGTGCGGGTCGAGCCCGGAGCCGGAGGCGGTGAGCGCGTCCGGCGCCACGGTGGCCGGATCCACGCCGTCGAAGGCGGCGACGGCGGCGCGGCGCTCCTGCACGGCCTTCAGCAGGGCCTCGCTGTCGGGGCCGAGGTTGGACGCACCGGAGCTTCTCGGGTCGTACGCGTAGGCGGACGGGCGGGGCTGGAACCACCGGGGATCCGGCCGGGCGGCCTCGCCCGCGTCGGCGGGGTTCTTCTTCGGCAGGTCGTAGTTCTGGCCGAGCAGGCCGGAGCCGATCTCCCTGCCCTGCGAGCTGACGATCGAGCCGTTGGCCCGGTCGCCGAAGGCGACCTGGCCGATGCCGGTGACCAGCAGCGGGTAGGCGAGGCCGAGCACCACGGTCATCACCAGCAGCATGCGAAGCGCGGTGAGGTGGGTGCGGACGGACGTGGACAGGGGCTTGGGCATGGTGGCTTCCTCCGTTTCAGCTCAGGCCGGGGACGAACTGGATGATCAGGTCGATCGCCTTGATCCCGATGAACGGCACCACCAGACCGCCGAGCCCGTACACCCCGAGGTTGCGACGCAGCAGCGCACCGGCGTCGGACGGGCGGTACTTCACGCCGCGCAGGGCGAGCGGGACGAGGCCCACGATGACGAGCGCGTTGAAGACGACCGCCGAGGTGATGGCGGAGGTCGGGCTGTGCAACTGCATGATGTTCAGCCGGCCCAGGCCCGGGTGGACCGCCGCGAACATCGCCGGGATGATCGCGAAGTACTTCGCGACGTCGTTGGCGATCGATAAGGTGGTCAACGCACCTCGGGTGATGAGGAGTTGCTTGCCGATCTGGACGATCTCGATCAGCTTGGTGGGGTCGGAGTCCAGGTCGACCATGTTGCCGGCCTCCTTGGCCGCCATGGTGCCGGTGTTCATCGCCACTCCGACGTCGGCCTGGGCGAGCGCCGGAGCGTCGTTGGTGCCGTCACCGGTCATCGCGACCAGCTTGCCGCCGGCCTGCTCCTGCTTGATCAGGGCCATCTTGTCCTCGGGCGTCGCCTCGGCCAGGAAGTCGTCGACGCCGGCCTCCCGCGCGATCGCCCGGGCCGTCAGCGGGTTGTCGCCCGTGATCATGACGGTCCTGATGCCCATCCGGCGCAACTCCTCGAAGCGCTCCCGCAGGCCCTCCTTGACGACGTCCTTGAGGTGGATGACGCCCAGCGCCCTCGGGGCCGCGTCACCGGTTCTGGAGGCGACGAGCAGCGGGGTGCCGCCGGCGGCGGAGATGCCGTCGACCAACTCCGTGACGTCCCGGCCGACCGTGCCGCCGTGCTCGGTGACCCAGCCGGCGACCGATCCCGCCGCGCCCTTGCGCACCGAGTGGACGCCACCGGTGCGCCCCGCCCCGCCACCCGTGGACGGGGCACTCGCCCCCGCATCCCGCGACTCGTCGAGGTCGACGCCGGACATCCGCGTCCGGGCGCTGAACCGCACCCAGGTGGCGTGCGCCAACTCGCCCCGGGCGCGGGCCCGCAGGCCGTACCCGGTCTTGGCGAGGACGACGATCGAACGGCCCTCGGGCGTCTCGTCGGCGAGCGAGGAGAGCTGGGCGGCGTCCGCCAGTTCCTCGACGGTGACACCGGCGGCGGGCCGGAACGCGGCCGCCCGGCGGTTTCCGAGGGTGATCGTGCCGGTCTTGTCCAGCAACAGCGTGTCGACGTCGCCGGCCGCCTCGACGGCCCGTCCCGACATCGCCAGGACGTTGCGCTGCACCAGGCGGTCCATGCCGGCGATGCCGATCGCGGAGAGCAGCGCG
The sequence above is drawn from the Kitasatospora sp. NBC_00315 genome and encodes:
- the kdpB gene encoding potassium-transporting ATPase subunit KdpB, which produces MVVEAGQIVPGDGDVVQGVASVDESAITGESAPVIRESGGDRSAVTGGTKVLSDRIVVRIASEPGKSFIDRMIALVEGAARQKTPNEIALTILLAALTVVFLIAVVTLQPMATFAGAPQPTVVLVALIVALIPTTIGALLSAIGIAGMDRLVQRNVLAMSGRAVEAAGDVDTLLLDKTGTITLGNRRAAAFRPAAGVTVEELADAAQLSSLADETPEGRSIVVLAKTGYGLRARARGELAHATWVRFSARTRMSGVDLDESRDAGASAPSTGGGAGRTGGVHSVRKGAAGSVAGWVTEHGGTVGRDVTELVDGISAAGGTPLLVASRTGDAAPRALGVIHLKDVVKEGLRERFEELRRMGIRTVMITGDNPLTARAIAREAGVDDFLAEATPEDKMALIKQEQAGGKLVAMTGDGTNDAPALAQADVGVAMNTGTMAAKEAGNMVDLDSDPTKLIEIVQIGKQLLITRGALTTLSIANDVAKYFAIIPAMFAAVHPGLGRLNIMQLHSPTSAITSAVVFNALVIVGLVPLALRGVKYRPSDAGALLRRNLGVYGLGGLVVPFIGIKAIDLIIQFVPGLS
- a CDS encoding aminotransferase class I/II-fold pyridoxal phosphate-dependent enzyme: MSQASTPQAGGPQAAAGLAAVRAEYEEFRARGLALDLTRGKPSAEQLDLSDELLTVLRPGDVRSADGTDCRNYGGLQGLPELREIFAGLLQVPADQLLAAGNASLNVMYDVVAHAMLSALPGAKQRWIDEEEIRFLCPVPGYDRHFSICDRFGITMVPVPLTGQGPDMDVVEELVAADPRIKGMWCVPKYSNPTGETYSDETVRRLAAMPTAAPDFRLFWDNAYAVHHLTEERAELAPVLAACAEAGHADRAFVFGSTSKITLAGSGVAFIGSSPANTAWYLKLTGNQTIGPDKVNQLRHARFFGDADGVLAHMERHRALLEPRFAAVYEVLERELGPLGIAEWTRPDGGYFVSLEVPDGCAAEVVRLAKEAGIALTPAGAAFPGGRDPRDSHIRLAPSYPSVEEIRLAMQGVATCVKLVAAERAAAASQ
- the kdpC gene encoding K(+)-transporting ATPase subunit C; this translates as MPKPLSTSVRTHLTALRMLLVMTVVLGLAYPLLVTGIGQVAFGDRANGSIVSSQGREIGSGLLGQNYDLPKKNPADAGEAARPDPRWFQPRPSAYAYDPRSSGASNLGPDSEALLKAVQERRAAVAAFDGVDPATVAPDALTASGSGLDPHISVAYAKEQVARVARARDLPEAVLEGLVARCTEGRSLGFLGQPGVNVVLLNRDLSEQG